The Microcella flavibacter DNA segment GGCTGCACGCGCGACCACGACGTCGAGAAGCGGTACGTCTGCACGCCGAGCTCGCGCATGAGGCCGACGTCGCTCGAGGAGCGGCGGTAGTGGTCGCAGGCCGGCTCGCCGTCATCGCCGTTGACGACGGCGCCGGGCACGCGGGCGAAGGCGTCCCAGATGGAGTCGGTGCGGCCCTCCTCGTGGGTCGAGCCCTCGATCTGGAAGGCGGCGGTCGCGACCCCGAACCGGAAGTCGGCGGGGAACGCGCGGGCGGCGGCCCGGGGGGCCACGATCGGGGCGGGGGTGAGGAGGGTCATCCCTTCACAGCTCCTTGCATGATGCCGCTGACCAGTTGGCGGCCGGCGACGGCGAACAGGATGAGCAGCGGGATGGTCGAGAGCAGCACGCCCGCCATCACCACCGAGTAGTCGACGAAGTAGTTGCTCTGCAGCAGCGAGAGCGCGACGGGCAGCGTCGGATCCTGCCGGTCGAGCACGATGAACGGCCAGAAGAAGTTCGTCCAGGTGGCGATGAAGACGAACAGGGCGAGCATCGCGGCGGCGGGGCGCGCGGCGGGCAGCGCGATCGACCAGAAGGTGCGGATCATGCTGGCGCCGTCGACGCGGGCCGCCTCGATGAGCTCGTAGGGCAGCGCCTGGCTGAGGTACTGCGTCATCCAGAACACGCCGAACGCGCTGACGACCGCCGGCAGGATGACCGCGCTGAGGGTGCCCGCGAGCTGCAGCTGGCTCATCGCGATGAAGAGGGGCACGACGCCGAGCTGGGTCGGAACCGCCATCGTCGCGATGACGAAGATCAGCAGCCCGTTCCGCCCCCGGAACCGCAGCTTCGCGAAGGCGAAGCCCGCGAGGGTGGAGAACAGCACGACGGCGGCGGCGACGACGGTCGAGACGATGATCGAGTTGCCGATCGCGCGCCAGAAGTTGACGCTGCCGTCGGTGAGCACGGCGGCGGCGTTGTCGATGAAGTTGCCGCCCGGCCACCACACGATGTCCTGCCGCGTGATCGTCGAGGCGTCGCCCGATCCGATCAGGAACGACCAG contains these protein-coding regions:
- a CDS encoding carbohydrate ABC transporter permease, which translates into the protein MSAPVLPPVAVVEADAPHGSSPAERAAARRPKRRRRLQNGQRPGFLAYGFLTAVILGSVFPLYWSFLIGSGDASTITRQDIVWWPGGNFIDNAAAVLTDGSVNFWRAIGNSIIVSTVVAAAVVLFSTLAGFAFAKLRFRGRNGLLIFVIATMAVPTQLGVVPLFIAMSQLQLAGTLSAVILPAVVSAFGVFWMTQYLSQALPYELIEAARVDGASMIRTFWSIALPAARPAAAMLALFVFIATWTNFFWPFIVLDRQDPTLPVALSLLQSNYFVDYSVVMAGVLLSTIPLLILFAVAGRQLVSGIMQGAVKG